From a region of the Aeoliella mucimassa genome:
- the frr gene encoding ribosome recycling factor — protein MNVDEITMDAEERMEKAVTKMRSDLNGIRTGRATPGLVDSLRIEAYGSPTPLKQIASVSAPEPQQLVIRPFDPSVIKDIEKGIIASDLGLAPQSDGKVVRLNIPPLSGDVRKKMVARTKELAEEAKISIRNVRRDANKALDQAAKDKEIGEDIRDSVKDEVQELTKKYEGEVDAAAKAKEAEVMEE, from the coding sequence ATGAACGTTGACGAAATCACGATGGATGCCGAAGAGCGGATGGAAAAAGCCGTGACCAAGATGCGGAGCGACCTGAACGGCATTCGCACCGGTCGGGCGACCCCAGGTCTGGTCGACTCGTTGCGCATCGAAGCGTATGGCTCGCCGACCCCGCTCAAGCAGATCGCCAGCGTGAGTGCTCCCGAACCACAGCAGTTGGTCATCCGCCCGTTCGATCCTTCGGTGATCAAGGACATCGAGAAGGGCATCATCGCCAGCGACCTGGGCCTTGCTCCGCAGAGCGACGGCAAAGTGGTGCGGCTGAACATTCCTCCGCTGTCGGGCGACGTGCGCAAGAAGATGGTCGCTCGCACCAAGGAGCTGGCCGAAGAGGCGAAGATCTCGATCCGCAACGTTCGCCGCGACGCGAACAAGGCCCTCGACCAGGCGGCCAAGGATAAAGAGATTGGCGAAGACATTCGCGACTCGGTAAAGGACGAAGTGCAGGAACTTACCAAGAAGTACGAAGGCGAAGTCGACGCCGCGGCCAAGGCCAAAGAAGCCGAGGTGATGGAAGAGTAG
- the pyrH gene encoding UMP kinase, translating to MSDPKYHRIILKLSGESFTRPGDRGIDMNEVVHIARQTIKAKEQGVQIAIVIGGGNILRGAQFIAGNHNIQEATAHYMGMLATVINGLALQDAVESLGCETRLMSAIKMDGVAEPFIRRRAKRHLEKGRIVILAAGTGAPFVTTDTAAAQKALELDADILMKATRVDGVYTADPEKDPTAELYEHLSYSEVMEKNLRVMDPTAIAHCMEHKLPILVFNYRTDGNIERAVRGEVIGTRVEV from the coding sequence ATGTCGGACCCCAAATACCACCGCATCATCCTGAAACTCTCCGGCGAGAGCTTCACCCGCCCCGGCGATCGTGGCATCGATATGAACGAGGTGGTGCACATCGCCCGCCAGACGATCAAGGCCAAAGAGCAAGGCGTACAAATCGCCATCGTCATCGGCGGCGGCAACATCCTGCGTGGTGCCCAGTTCATTGCCGGCAACCATAACATTCAGGAAGCCACCGCTCACTACATGGGCATGCTGGCCACGGTGATCAACGGTCTGGCGTTGCAGGACGCGGTCGAGTCGCTGGGCTGCGAAACCCGGTTGATGTCGGCCATCAAGATGGACGGCGTGGCCGAGCCGTTTATCCGCCGCCGTGCGAAGCGACACCTCGAGAAGGGACGCATCGTGATTCTGGCCGCTGGCACCGGAGCCCCCTTCGTGACCACCGACACGGCCGCGGCTCAGAAGGCATTGGAGCTGGATGCCGATATCCTGATGAAGGCGACCCGCGTCGATGGCGTGTACACGGCCGATCCCGAGAAGGACCCCACCGCCGAGTTGTACGAGCACCTTTCGTACTCCGAGGTAATGGAGAAGAACCTGCGGGTGATGGATCCCACGGCCATTGCTCACTGCATGGAGCACAAGCTGCCGATCCTGGTTTTCAACTATCGCACCGATGGCAACATCGAGCGAGCCGTTCGCGGCGAAGTGATCGGCACCCGCGTCGAGGTATAA
- a CDS encoding DUF1549 and DUF1553 domain-containing protein, which translates to MHSYSTSLVARRSCYGFLVAVLLASPTLAAAPSSDFGVSQVAEINRAIAEGWQAAGLKPSPAATEAEWCRRVYLDLIGRIPTVDELRGYLSDRSENKQQLLVDRLLGSEYREEFARNWTTLWTNTLIGRTGGVDRGSLANRSGMQQYLRRSFQKNKSYDQMVSELVTATGSCLPGDSDYNGAANFLADKLGENGIQATSKTAEIFLGMAVGCTQCHNHPFNEYKQNQFWELNAFFRQTRVRRMQMEGEDNNRRYGQVVDTDFAGEGGDPSKAELYYELRNGKLKVAYPVFVDGSSLADKYSDKGEDFGDSGYLEVVNRRQELAGLILNSDEFPRAAVNRMWSHFLGYGFTKPIYDMGPHNPPTHPELLDYLAKEFRESSFDLKQLMRWIVLSEPYQLSSRMTRDNQSDDPNLGARPKFSHFYLRQMQAEQLYESLLTATSAADSIAYDQREEMKQRWLRQFNTAFGTDDNAEATTFNGSIPQALMMMNGDLVKKATECEPGSFLHKIATSDDLNNAQRVDHLFLAALAREPAREELVICNKLLVAREGQAPEALRDVWWALLNSNEFILIH; encoded by the coding sequence ATGCATAGCTATTCCACTTCGCTTGTCGCTCGCCGCTCGTGCTACGGGTTCCTCGTTGCGGTGCTGCTGGCTTCGCCAACGTTGGCTGCCGCGCCGTCGAGTGACTTTGGCGTATCGCAGGTGGCCGAGATCAATCGAGCGATCGCCGAAGGCTGGCAGGCCGCGGGGCTCAAGCCTTCGCCGGCCGCGACGGAAGCCGAGTGGTGTCGTCGGGTGTATCTCGATCTGATTGGTCGCATTCCGACCGTCGACGAGTTGCGCGGCTACCTGAGTGATCGCAGCGAGAACAAACAGCAGTTGCTGGTCGATCGGTTGCTCGGCAGCGAGTACCGCGAAGAGTTCGCCCGTAACTGGACCACGCTCTGGACCAACACGCTGATCGGCCGCACCGGCGGTGTCGATCGCGGTTCGCTGGCCAATCGCAGCGGCATGCAGCAGTACCTACGGCGGTCGTTTCAGAAGAACAAGTCGTACGATCAGATGGTCAGCGAACTGGTCACCGCGACCGGTAGCTGCCTGCCAGGCGACAGCGACTACAACGGGGCGGCCAACTTCCTGGCCGACAAGCTCGGCGAGAATGGTATTCAAGCCACGTCGAAAACGGCTGAGATCTTCCTCGGCATGGCGGTCGGCTGCACGCAGTGTCACAACCACCCATTCAACGAGTACAAGCAAAACCAGTTCTGGGAACTCAACGCGTTCTTCCGTCAAACCCGCGTGCGACGCATGCAGATGGAAGGCGAAGACAACAATCGCCGCTACGGTCAGGTGGTCGATACCGACTTCGCTGGCGAAGGGGGCGACCCCAGCAAGGCCGAGCTGTACTACGAACTGCGAAACGGCAAGCTCAAGGTCGCTTACCCGGTGTTTGTCGATGGCTCGTCGCTGGCCGACAAGTACTCCGACAAAGGCGAAGACTTTGGCGACAGCGGTTACCTGGAAGTCGTGAATCGTCGGCAGGAGCTGGCCGGGCTGATACTGAACTCCGACGAGTTTCCCCGAGCGGCCGTGAATCGCATGTGGAGCCACTTCCTCGGTTACGGGTTCACCAAGCCGATCTACGACATGGGCCCGCACAATCCGCCGACCCATCCCGAGCTGCTCGATTACCTGGCCAAGGAGTTCCGCGAGTCGAGCTTTGACCTCAAGCAGCTGATGCGGTGGATCGTGCTTTCGGAGCCGTATCAATTGTCGAGCCGCATGACTCGCGACAACCAGAGCGACGACCCGAACCTCGGCGCGCGGCCCAAGTTCAGCCACTTCTATCTGCGACAAATGCAGGCCGAGCAGCTGTACGAGTCGCTGCTCACGGCGACGTCGGCCGCCGATTCGATTGCCTACGACCAGCGCGAAGAGATGAAACAACGCTGGCTGCGTCAGTTCAATACCGCGTTCGGTACCGACGATAATGCCGAGGCGACCACGTTCAACGGTTCGATTCCTCAGGCGCTGATGATGATGAACGGCGACCTGGTGAAGAAAGCCACCGAGTGCGAGCCCGGCAGCTTCCTGCATAAGATCGCCACGAGCGACGATTTGAACAACGCCCAACGCGTCGACCACTTGTTCCTGGCGGCCCTGGCCCGCGAGCCCGCCCGCGAAGAACTGGTGATCTGCAACAAGCTGCTGGTGGCCCGCGAAGGGCAGGCCCCCGAAGCGCTGCGCGACGTGTGGTGGGCGCTACTGAACAGCAACGAGTTTATTTTGATTCACTAG
- a CDS encoding sulfatase, whose protein sequence is MRSTYLFWLSLLATLSNWMAAPCSAAQPNIVLIMADDLGWADTSNPLTTMGQPSDFYETPALDRLAHEGMAFTNAYTNGTNCAPTRAAILSGQWAQRPTNRVYQVGSTNRGGKSALLVGPPQGVDGDDAIPASTYTYAEHLRDNAGYATAHFGKFHVATEPAAITRDHGFEKNFGGGPFGAPTTYQSSAGQFGPHIEPELDKYATPYTQAYVDQNIKPYSTAIDTALVDALVGSNKHVSDAMTDAAIDFMKQQTAKPFVVQFHPYAVHTPIGNKQARPDLLKKYLSKTPGEHDSNASFAALIEGLDQNVARLVAYLKTTDDPRNPGQKLADNTLLLFYSDNGGKLQQSNNGPLKGEKGELDEGGIRVPLVAWSANPKLVAPGIVNSTPVYGIDFYPTFSKLAGVDLPNNTQLDGADLSAMLADPSHELAREALYWHLPAYLIGGGRDQHPQSVVRAGDWKLIYSYEDQTYELYNLKSDIGEQHNLAKSRPEQVQRLGDMLLNWLAETNAPLPTLASGTMTVSVTGQAYLDGNVVTLDKPLELSAGDQVPLVVPGD, encoded by the coding sequence ATGCGATCGACCTACCTATTTTGGCTATCTCTACTAGCTACCCTCAGCAATTGGATGGCGGCCCCCTGCTCTGCTGCTCAACCGAACATCGTGCTGATCATGGCCGACGACCTCGGCTGGGCCGACACTAGCAACCCGCTCACCACCATGGGGCAGCCGAGCGACTTCTACGAAACGCCAGCGCTCGACCGCCTGGCCCACGAAGGCATGGCCTTCACCAACGCCTACACCAACGGCACCAACTGCGCCCCCACCCGAGCGGCGATCCTCAGCGGGCAGTGGGCCCAGCGACCGACCAACCGGGTGTATCAGGTCGGTAGCACCAACCGCGGCGGCAAGTCGGCCCTGCTCGTCGGCCCACCTCAAGGGGTCGATGGCGACGACGCCATCCCCGCCAGCACGTATACCTACGCGGAGCACCTGCGCGACAACGCGGGCTACGCGACCGCTCACTTCGGCAAGTTCCATGTTGCGACCGAGCCCGCTGCGATCACGCGCGATCATGGCTTCGAGAAGAACTTCGGCGGCGGACCGTTCGGCGCGCCGACCACGTATCAATCCAGCGCCGGGCAGTTTGGCCCGCATATCGAACCCGAACTCGACAAGTACGCGACACCTTACACGCAGGCGTATGTCGACCAAAACATTAAGCCTTACTCCACCGCAATCGACACCGCGCTGGTCGATGCGCTCGTGGGTAGCAACAAGCACGTATCGGATGCCATGACCGACGCGGCCATCGACTTCATGAAGCAACAAACCGCGAAGCCGTTTGTCGTGCAGTTCCATCCCTACGCGGTGCACACGCCAATCGGCAACAAACAAGCCCGCCCCGACCTGCTGAAGAAGTATCTGAGCAAGACTCCCGGCGAGCACGACAGCAACGCTTCGTTTGCCGCGCTCATCGAAGGGCTCGATCAAAACGTCGCCCGCCTTGTCGCCTACTTGAAGACAACCGACGACCCGCGGAATCCAGGCCAAAAGCTAGCCGACAACACGCTGCTACTGTTCTACTCCGACAATGGCGGCAAGCTTCAGCAATCGAACAATGGTCCGTTGAAAGGAGAGAAGGGCGAACTCGACGAAGGTGGCATTCGCGTACCGCTGGTTGCTTGGAGTGCGAACCCCAAACTCGTAGCGCCGGGCATCGTGAACTCGACTCCCGTTTACGGCATCGACTTCTACCCCACGTTCTCGAAACTGGCCGGCGTCGACCTGCCGAACAACACGCAACTCGATGGAGCCGACCTGTCGGCGATGCTGGCCGATCCATCCCATGAACTCGCTCGTGAGGCCCTCTACTGGCACCTGCCCGCCTACCTGATCGGCGGCGGCCGCGACCAACACCCGCAGTCGGTCGTGCGGGCTGGCGATTGGAAGCTGATCTACAGCTACGAAGATCAAACGTACGAACTTTACAACCTAAAGAGCGATATCGGCGAGCAACACAACCTGGCCAAGTCGCGCCCCGAACAGGTGCAACGCCTCGGCGACATGCTGCTCAACTGGCTCGCCGAAACCAACGCCCCGTTGCCGACCCTCGCCAGCGGAACGATGACCGTATCGGTCACCGGTCAGGCGTACCTCGACGGGAACGTGGTAACGCTCGACAAGCCGCTGGAACTCTCCGCCGGCGACCAGGTGCCGCTGGTGGTGCCTGGCGACTAG
- a CDS encoding GumC domain-containing protein, giving the protein MVLLVAGGIGFAIWWYWNAEEPTSTAVCSFIVQGHPPKTVFDLNYAGISGDRQVDDYRATMGASLDSFKVVQAALSNPELKDCSLLLSAESPSDWLQEHLEVEFAENSELMTVKLHGPVGQEDQLVVILNAIADAFANEVIHKNRYERSEYQQSLVGAANELREDLEQKLVRLEELKAKGADDIDTKISVRMRQREIELDMEFLDELERETKALEIYDLGGAVVELYESAYIDSDDEELSFTERSED; this is encoded by the coding sequence GTGGTTTTGTTGGTCGCGGGCGGGATTGGCTTCGCCATCTGGTGGTACTGGAACGCGGAGGAGCCCACCTCCACAGCAGTATGCAGTTTTATCGTGCAAGGGCATCCGCCGAAGACCGTATTCGATCTCAACTACGCGGGCATTTCCGGCGATCGTCAAGTCGATGACTATCGCGCGACGATGGGAGCAAGTCTCGACAGTTTCAAAGTTGTTCAGGCAGCGCTCAGCAATCCTGAGCTGAAGGATTGCTCGCTGCTGCTTAGCGCGGAATCTCCCAGCGACTGGTTGCAGGAGCATCTCGAAGTGGAGTTTGCTGAGAATAGTGAGTTGATGACCGTCAAGTTGCATGGCCCGGTTGGTCAAGAAGACCAACTGGTGGTGATTCTGAATGCCATAGCTGACGCGTTTGCAAATGAAGTGATCCACAAGAATCGTTACGAACGATCTGAATATCAGCAGTCTTTGGTGGGGGCCGCCAATGAGCTGCGCGAGGATCTTGAGCAGAAGCTCGTCCGACTGGAGGAGCTCAAGGCGAAAGGGGCCGACGACATCGACACCAAAATATCGGTTCGGATGCGGCAGCGAGAGATCGAGTTGGACATGGAGTTTCTTGATGAGCTGGAGAGAGAAACGAAAGCTCTGGAGATTTACGACCTTGGTGGGGCGGTCGTAGAACTCTACGAATCCGCGTATATCGATTCGGACGACGAGGAACTGAGCTTCACGGAGCGCTCGGAGGATTAG
- the tsf gene encoding translation elongation factor Ts — MADITAAMVKELRDQTQLPMMKCKKALQDSGGDIEAAKEALRKEGEAFIDGRGDRSTEEGRLAIYVDTEKGPGAIIELQVESAPVAGNEEVVALANDLAKQLATGPGAATPDELWEQECPSQPGKKLKEVRDEIVNKIREVFRMPRIARIDAPCGGYVHHDGKSAVLLEVEGGDAALAKDISMHVAAMKPQAATKEELDPTVVEAERKIQIDRARSEGKPENIIEKMIEGRMRNFYAEIVLEEQPFVKDDKQSVGAVAKAAGMKIKGFTLWKLGETTANEAEPAAAS, encoded by the coding sequence ATGGCTGATATTACTGCCGCCATGGTGAAGGAGCTGCGGGATCAAACCCAGCTTCCGATGATGAAATGCAAGAAGGCTTTGCAGGATTCGGGCGGCGATATCGAAGCTGCGAAAGAAGCCCTGCGTAAGGAAGGCGAAGCCTTCATCGACGGTCGTGGTGATCGCTCGACCGAAGAAGGCCGCCTGGCGATTTACGTCGACACCGAGAAAGGTCCTGGAGCCATCATTGAGCTGCAGGTCGAATCGGCTCCCGTTGCTGGCAACGAGGAAGTCGTGGCCTTGGCCAACGACCTGGCAAAGCAATTGGCAACTGGTCCTGGTGCCGCGACTCCCGACGAACTGTGGGAGCAGGAATGCCCGAGCCAACCTGGCAAGAAGCTCAAGGAAGTTCGCGACGAGATCGTCAACAAGATTCGCGAAGTGTTCCGCATGCCTCGCATCGCGCGGATCGATGCTCCTTGTGGTGGCTACGTGCATCACGATGGCAAGAGCGCGGTGCTGCTCGAAGTCGAAGGTGGCGACGCTGCCTTGGCCAAGGATATCAGCATGCACGTCGCGGCGATGAAGCCTCAAGCGGCGACCAAGGAAGAGCTGGATCCCACAGTCGTGGAAGCAGAGCGTAAGATCCAAATCGATCGTGCCCGCAGCGAAGGCAAGCCCGAGAACATCATCGAAAAGATGATTGAGGGTCGGATGCGTAACTTCTACGCGGAGATCGTGTTGGAAGAGCAGCCGTTTGTGAAGGACGACAAGCAATCGGTGGGAGCCGTTGCGAAAGCGGCCGGCATGAAGATCAAGGGCTTTACGCTCTGGAAACTTGGTGAAACAACCGCCAACGAGGCGGAGCCGGCAGCCGCCAGCTAA
- a CDS encoding DUF2461 domain-containing protein, producing the protein MSHAPFTGFPLGLLHFLEELSRHNTKQWFDANRERYETELRQPALQFIEAMEQPLKKISPHLTAVPKKVGGSLMRIHRDTRFSNDKSPYKTNVGIQFRHETGKDVHCPGYYFHIDTDQVFLAAGIWHPDNTTLRAIRETIDEYPSDWKRARDGKAFRQRFELSGDSLKRPPRGFGTDHKYVDDLKRKDHIAVANLDYDLLFDKNLARIATDHYRAAKGYMKFLCEAIDVAW; encoded by the coding sequence ATGTCTCACGCCCCGTTTACCGGCTTCCCGCTTGGCCTGCTGCACTTTCTCGAAGAGCTGTCGCGGCACAACACCAAGCAGTGGTTCGATGCCAATCGCGAACGCTACGAAACCGAATTGCGTCAGCCCGCCCTGCAATTCATCGAGGCCATGGAGCAGCCGCTCAAGAAGATCTCGCCCCATCTGACCGCGGTGCCCAAGAAGGTGGGAGGCTCGCTCATGCGAATCCATCGCGACACCCGCTTCTCCAACGACAAGTCGCCCTACAAGACCAACGTCGGCATCCAGTTCCGTCACGAGACCGGCAAGGACGTCCACTGCCCTGGCTACTACTTCCACATCGACACCGACCAGGTCTTCCTGGCCGCCGGTATCTGGCATCCCGATAACACGACCCTGCGGGCGATTCGCGAGACGATCGACGAGTACCCCAGCGACTGGAAGCGTGCCCGCGATGGCAAAGCCTTCCGCCAGCGGTTCGAACTGTCGGGCGACAGCCTGAAGCGTCCCCCGCGGGGCTTCGGCACCGACCACAAGTACGTGGACGACCTGAAGCGAAAGGACCACATCGCCGTCGCGAACCTCGACTACGACCTGTTGTTCGACAAGAACCTGGCTCGCATCGCGACCGACCACTACCGAGCGGCCAAGGGCTACATGAAGTTTCTCTGCGAAGCGATCGACGTCGCCTGGTAA
- a CDS encoding peptidyl-prolyl cis-trans isomerase has protein sequence MARPTRNDSVDPSASRTRRWPWMLASTVLVLGVALATRYFGTTAEAEAAAPARTSSQVKQASAQEPAYQPPEHDVMAIVNGEDINRRDLERACAERYGEDVLESMVNKKLIQHHCKKRGITITQQEVEDEVERMAKRFKLSREHWLELLANERGITEQEYKRDILWPTIALRKLVATELTVSDTELRQEYEKQYGASVRARIIVVGNQARAQQLHQQLTANPDDFARLAMSDSIDVNSASIGGLIQPIRQHIGDPGIERAAFSLQPGQISNIIPVGNQFAILKCEGINPPRGVDFAAVRPELEELIRDGKLREEAANRFAEYQKVATVQNVLNDPQLSKQMPDVVALVNGDKITVSELGKEAMTRHGQDVLSVEIGHKLLEQALKAAGKTVTQQDLNAEIAHAAKLAGVVDDQGNADVQEWVKTTTEEQGVTYKNYLRDSVWPSAALKKLTSGQVQVTEDDLRKGYEANYGERVRCRAVVLADMRRAQEVWEKARANPTLDYFGELAEQYSIEPTSKALRGEVPPIRLHGGQPQLEQVAFDMKPGDPPRILQLGDKYVVLKFEERTKPQNIEFAAVRDILMQDIFEKKLRLAMAKRYDEIYSSARIDNYLAGTTQAPNPTKQQAAAASAALRRDTAVRPTAGQR, from the coding sequence ATGGCCCGCCCGACCCGTAACGATTCCGTTGATCCCTCTGCCAGCCGCACGCGCCGCTGGCCTTGGATGCTTGCCAGCACGGTGCTCGTGCTCGGCGTTGCCCTGGCGACTCGGTACTTTGGTACCACCGCCGAGGCCGAAGCCGCCGCGCCGGCTCGCACGAGCTCGCAAGTGAAGCAAGCCAGCGCCCAGGAGCCTGCGTACCAGCCACCCGAGCACGACGTGATGGCCATCGTCAACGGCGAGGACATCAATCGCCGTGACCTGGAACGGGCGTGTGCCGAGCGATATGGCGAAGACGTTCTGGAGAGCATGGTCAACAAGAAGCTCATCCAGCACCATTGCAAGAAGCGTGGCATCACCATTACCCAGCAGGAAGTGGAAGACGAAGTGGAGCGCATGGCCAAGCGATTCAAGCTGAGCCGCGAGCACTGGTTGGAACTGCTGGCGAACGAGCGTGGTATCACCGAGCAGGAATACAAACGCGACATTCTCTGGCCGACCATTGCGTTGCGTAAGCTGGTGGCTACCGAACTGACCGTGAGCGACACCGAGCTTCGTCAAGAATATGAAAAGCAGTACGGAGCGAGCGTTCGTGCCCGCATTATCGTGGTTGGCAATCAGGCTCGCGCTCAGCAGTTGCATCAGCAGCTTACCGCGAACCCCGACGACTTCGCCCGCTTGGCGATGAGCGACTCGATCGACGTGAACAGCGCCAGCATCGGCGGCTTGATCCAACCGATTCGCCAGCACATCGGCGACCCCGGCATCGAGCGGGCCGCGTTCTCGCTGCAGCCTGGTCAGATCTCGAACATCATTCCTGTTGGTAATCAATTTGCCATCCTTAAGTGCGAAGGCATCAATCCTCCGCGTGGTGTTGATTTCGCAGCCGTTCGTCCCGAGCTGGAAGAACTGATCCGCGATGGTAAGCTTCGTGAAGAAGCGGCTAATCGGTTTGCTGAGTACCAGAAGGTGGCTACTGTGCAAAACGTGCTCAACGATCCGCAGCTCAGCAAGCAAATGCCCGACGTCGTGGCCTTGGTCAACGGCGACAAGATCACCGTTAGCGAACTTGGCAAAGAAGCCATGACTCGTCACGGGCAGGACGTGCTGTCGGTGGAAATCGGCCACAAGTTGCTCGAGCAAGCTTTGAAGGCTGCCGGCAAGACTGTCACGCAGCAAGACCTCAACGCCGAGATCGCTCACGCAGCCAAACTGGCCGGCGTGGTCGACGATCAAGGCAATGCCGACGTGCAGGAGTGGGTGAAAACTACCACTGAGGAACAAGGGGTTACTTACAAGAATTACCTCCGCGATTCGGTTTGGCCCTCGGCAGCTCTCAAGAAGCTGACTTCTGGGCAGGTTCAGGTGACCGAGGATGATCTTCGCAAGGGCTACGAAGCCAACTACGGCGAGCGGGTTCGCTGCCGGGCCGTGGTGCTGGCCGACATGCGTCGGGCTCAGGAAGTCTGGGAGAAAGCCCGGGCGAATCCCACGCTCGATTACTTTGGTGAGCTTGCCGAGCAGTACTCCATCGAGCCTACCAGCAAAGCACTGCGTGGCGAGGTACCGCCGATTCGTTTGCACGGCGGTCAGCCTCAGTTGGAGCAGGTCGCGTTCGACATGAAGCCGGGCGATCCTCCTCGCATCCTTCAGCTCGGCGACAAGTACGTCGTGCTCAAGTTCGAAGAACGTACCAAGCCGCAGAATATCGAGTTCGCTGCTGTTCGCGACATCCTGATGCAGGATATCTTCGAAAAGAAGCTTCGCCTGGCGATGGCCAAGCGATACGACGAAATCTACTCGTCGGCTCGTATCGATAACTACCTGGCTGGCACCACGCAGGCGCCGAATCCAACCAAGCAGCAAGCGGCTGCGGCCAGTGCTGCACTTCGCCGCGATACCGCGGTTCGGCCCACGGCTGGTCAGCGATAG
- the rpsB gene encoding 30S ribosomal protein S2 yields the protein MATLVTELVEAGVHYGHRASRWNPKMRPYIYARKNLIHIIDVRETIRGLLRAKKYLGQVASRNGLILFVGTKRQAAESVEREALRCGMPFVNDRWLGGTLTNFRTIRNRMTRLEELETLRESEVYNSYSKKMQSSLNREYRKMYRNLNGMRKMSRLPECMVVIDPKKEKNAVREAQALGIATVALIDTDCDPDKVDLPIPGNDDSMRSIELITRILGDAIMAGKAQAAIDSQQQREGSDAPSAEQEAEAKAAADA from the coding sequence GTGGCAACTCTTGTTACCGAATTGGTGGAAGCTGGCGTTCATTACGGTCACCGTGCGAGCCGTTGGAACCCCAAGATGCGGCCGTACATCTACGCCCGCAAGAATCTGATCCACATCATCGATGTTCGCGAAACGATTCGCGGCCTGCTGCGAGCCAAGAAGTACCTGGGCCAGGTGGCCTCGCGTAACGGCTTGATCTTGTTCGTCGGCACCAAGCGTCAGGCGGCTGAGTCGGTAGAGCGCGAAGCCCTGCGTTGTGGCATGCCATTCGTGAACGACCGTTGGTTGGGTGGCACGCTCACCAACTTCCGCACCATTCGCAATCGCATGACCCGCTTGGAAGAGCTGGAAACGCTGCGTGAAAGCGAAGTGTACAACAGCTACTCGAAGAAGATGCAATCGTCGCTCAACCGCGAGTACCGCAAGATGTACCGCAACCTGAACGGCATGCGTAAGATGAGCCGCCTGCCGGAGTGCATGGTGGTGATCGACCCCAAGAAAGAAAAGAACGCAGTCCGCGAAGCTCAAGCACTCGGCATCGCAACCGTGGCTTTGATCGATACCGACTGCGACCCCGATAAGGTCGACTTGCCGATCCCCGGCAACGACGACAGCATGCGTTCGATCGAGCTGATCACCCGCATCCTGGGCGACGCCATCATGGCGGGCAAGGCCCAAGCGGCGATCGACTCGCAGCAACAGCGCGAAGGTAGCGACGCCCCCTCGGCCGAGCAAGAAGCCGAAGCCAAGGCCGCAGCCGACGCTTAA